A DNA window from Haliovirga abyssi contains the following coding sequences:
- a CDS encoding STAS-like domain-containing protein: protein MHIIVKNFLELGRDVLYSNIKRNFEKGKKLVLDFRGIDEIDEEFLGETLGRVIEEHNFQAISTQINFINVNNDIKKSIKKLI, encoded by the coding sequence ATGCATATTATAGTAAAAAATTTTCTAGAGTTGGGAAGAGATGTGTTATATAGTAATATTAAAAGAAATTTTGAAAAAGGGAAAAAGCTTGTATTAGATTTTAGAGGAATAGATGAAATCGATGAGGAGTTTTTAGGTGAAACATTAGGCAGAGTTATAGAAGAGCATAATTTTCAAGCTATATCTACTCAGATAAACTTTATTAATGTGAATAATGATATAAAAAAATCTATAAAAAAATTAATTTAG